The Deltaproteobacteria bacterium genome has a segment encoding these proteins:
- a CDS encoding GIY-YIG nuclease family protein: MNFYYVYILQSESDPEHFYTGFTEDLDSRLKSHNSGQVTSTTKYKPWHIKTAIAFTDRERALDFETYLKSPSGRAFAKKRL; the protein is encoded by the coding sequence ATGAACTTTTATTATGTTTACATCTTGCAATCCGAATCCGACCCCGAACATTTTTACACGGGTTTCACCGAAGACCTCGATTCTCGCCTGAAATCACATAATTCCGGTCAGGTTACATCTACGACGAAATACAAGCCGTGGCACATTAAAACAGCCATAGCGTTCACCGATCGGGAGAGAGCATTGGACTTCGAAACTTATCTAAAAAGTCCATCAGGCCGGGCTTTTGCAAAGAAACGACTTTGA
- a CDS encoding type I 3-dehydroquinate dehydratase, with protein MTAKKKIAQTRLSMLQLAEKRRNVYEACRRRVPLGADMAAYLVQGLPLQQGNLVCFALSPWLPHLPKTKDPPGQINQSPLESGLPRPRGAEPFSLTKKSPYVMLDYRAPASSAQGNSFSPRKPFLQECPLEFPPIKYAAAALPARRGGAAGAAKGFGGERATAGVKALAPGPSRLSRGGASGKAMKIGEIEVGGGRTAVVGVIIDGLRAATLRKAAAHGADILELRIDTFEGADPEKLSRGLRRIRSGGRSPAASMPLLATVRSAREGSPARLCDALRLELFEAAAPWVDAVDIEISSSAIAAQVAALARRRRLRLIASFHDFRGTPGAARLASVVDEGKALGAHMVKIAARADRPAQLRRLAALLLDRNDLAVVAMGGFAAASRVFFPMLGSLLTYGAVTEATAPGQMPLRELRKALERFSPARLQGGRAGVLPVNGS; from the coding sequence ATGACTGCCAAAAAGAAGATAGCACAGACGAGGCTCTCAATGCTACAGCTTGCAGAAAAGCGCCGTAACGTCTACGAGGCCTGCCGCCGGCGGGTACCCCTTGGCGCCGATATGGCGGCATATCTCGTCCAGGGTCTCCCGCTGCAGCAGGGTAATCTCGTCTGTTTTGCCTTAAGCCCATGGCTACCACATTTACCAAAAACGAAAGACCCACCGGGCCAGATAAACCAGAGTCCCCTCGAGTCAGGGCTTCCTCGGCCCCGCGGCGCCGAACCTTTCTCCTTGACTAAGAAATCGCCTTACGTTATGCTGGACTACCGCGCGCCGGCAAGTTCCGCTCAAGGAAACTCTTTTTCACCGAGGAAGCCTTTTTTGCAGGAGTGTCCCCTCGAATTCCCTCCAATCAAGTACGCCGCGGCGGCTCTCCCTGCGCGCAGAGGCGGGGCGGCGGGGGCGGCGAAGGGTTTCGGGGGAGAGAGGGCTACTGCGGGTGTGAAGGCCCTTGCGCCTGGCCCTTCCCGGCTTTCGAGGGGCGGCGCCTCGGGGAAGGCGATGAAGATAGGAGAGATCGAGGTGGGCGGCGGCAGGACCGCCGTCGTCGGGGTGATAATCGACGGCCTTCGGGCGGCGACCCTGAGAAAGGCCGCGGCCCACGGCGCAGACATCCTCGAGCTGAGGATCGACACCTTCGAGGGGGCCGACCCCGAAAAGCTGTCGAGAGGGCTGAGGCGCATCCGCTCCGGAGGCCGGAGCCCCGCGGCGTCGATGCCGCTTCTGGCCACCGTGCGGAGCGCAAGGGAGGGTTCGCCTGCGCGCCTTTGCGACGCACTGAGGCTCGAGCTCTTCGAGGCGGCGGCCCCCTGGGTCGACGCCGTTGACATAGAGATATCGTCGAGCGCCATAGCCGCGCAGGTGGCGGCCCTGGCAAGGCGGCGCAGACTCAGGCTCATAGCCTCGTTTCACGACTTCAGGGGCACTCCGGGCGCTGCGAGACTGGCGTCCGTCGTCGACGAGGGCAAGGCCCTGGGAGCCCATATGGTGAAGATCGCCGCCAGGGCCGACCGGCCGGCGCAACTGCGCCGCCTTGCGGCGCTCCTCCTGGACCGCAACGACCTGGCGGTCGTGGCCATGGGAGGTTTCGCCGCCGCTTCACGGGTCTTTTTCCCCATGCTCGGCTCGCTCCTCACCTACGGCGCCGTGACCGAGGCCACGGCGCCGGGACAGATGCCCCTGCGAGAGCTGCGAAAGGCGCTTGAACGCTTCAGCCCCGCCCGCCTCCAGGGAGGCCGCGCCGGGGTCCTTCCTGTAAACGGCTCATGA
- the gap gene encoding type I glyceraldehyde-3-phosphate dehydrogenase, protein MTLKVGINGFGRIGRNTFRACLGDEKIEFVAINDLTDAATLAHLLKYDSLYGAFPADVGAGRDSITVDGREIRITCERDPAALPWRELGVDVVLECTGRFTAREKAAGHLEAGARKVVISAPAKNEDITLCMGVNHDSYDPASHHVISNASCTTNCLAPLAKVLHRSFGIARGLMTTVHAYTNDQHILDLPHKDLRRARAAALSMIPTTTGAARAVSLVLPELKGRLDGMAVRVPVPTVSIVDLVAELERDVTADDVNAAVREAAEGELSGILQYCEDPCVSVDFKGNPHSSIFDAGLTKVLGPRMVKVLSWYDNEWGFSCRLRDLLHLIASKGL, encoded by the coding sequence ATGACGCTAAAGGTCGGCATAAACGGTTTCGGGCGCATAGGCAGGAACACCTTCAGGGCCTGTCTCGGTGACGAGAAGATAGAGTTCGTCGCCATAAACGACTTGACCGATGCGGCCACGCTGGCCCACCTCCTGAAGTACGACTCCCTGTACGGGGCGTTCCCGGCCGACGTCGGCGCGGGCCGGGACTCCATAACCGTCGACGGCCGCGAGATAAGGATCACCTGCGAACGCGACCCGGCCGCCCTGCCCTGGAGGGAGCTCGGCGTCGACGTGGTCCTGGAGTGCACGGGCCGCTTCACGGCGAGAGAGAAGGCCGCCGGGCACCTCGAGGCCGGCGCCAGGAAGGTCGTCATCTCGGCGCCCGCCAAGAACGAGGACATCACCCTCTGCATGGGCGTAAACCACGACAGCTACGACCCCGCCTCCCACCACGTCATCTCCAACGCCTCGTGCACGACCAACTGCCTTGCTCCACTCGCCAAGGTCCTCCACCGCAGCTTCGGCATAGCCCGCGGCCTCATGACCACCGTCCACGCCTACACCAACGACCAGCACATCCTCGACCTGCCTCACAAGGACCTGAGGCGGGCCCGCGCCGCCGCCCTCTCCATGATACCGACCACGACCGGCGCGGCAAGGGCCGTGTCGCTGGTGCTGCCCGAGCTCAAGGGCAGGCTCGACGGCATGGCCGTGCGCGTACCCGTGCCCACGGTGTCGATAGTGGACCTCGTCGCCGAGCTCGAGCGCGACGTGACGGCCGACGATGTGAACGCCGCCGTCAGGGAGGCGGCCGAGGGGGAGCTCAGCGGCATCCTCCAGTACTGCGAGGACCCCTGCGTCTCCGTGGACTTCAAGGGCAATCCCCACTCGTCCATCTTCGACGCCGGGCTCACCAAGGTCTTGGGGCCGCGCATGGTCAAGGTCCTTTCGTGGTACGACAACGAATGGGGCTTTTCCTGCAGGCTGCGCGACCTTCTCCACCTCATCGCCTCAAAGGGCCTGTGA
- a CDS encoding phosphoglycerate kinase — protein MKDLAYIDEIDIKNKRVLIRVDFNVPLDERGNITDDTRIRSVLPTINYALDENAMVVLASHLGRPKGRVVESMSLRPVARRLARLLEKEVRLAPDCVGEETRAMIDAMAPGEVVLLENLRFHPEEERNDEDFGRRLGEPVEVYINDAFATAHRAHASNVAVTHYVKACGAGLLMKKELAYFARALEDPIRPLVAIIGGKKVSDKIGVLTSLCDRVDKLIIGGGMALTFLKAIKYNIGRSFCEDSVLDEAREVLRKARDRGIKLYLPVDFVVADRFAPDAETKVVTSQEIPPEWMALDIGPATVTLFSEAVQNAKTIIWNGPMGVFEMDAFSRGTFALVSSVANAYALTIVGGGDTDVAVHRAGEYAKISYISTGGGAFLEILEGKVLPAIAALLEARRAAL, from the coding sequence ATGAAGGACCTCGCCTACATAGACGAGATAGACATAAAGAACAAACGGGTGCTCATCCGGGTGGACTTCAACGTGCCGCTCGACGAGCGGGGCAACATAACCGACGACACGCGCATACGGAGCGTGCTCCCCACCATAAACTACGCACTCGACGAGAACGCAATGGTCGTGCTCGCCTCCCACCTCGGAAGGCCCAAGGGCAGGGTGGTCGAGTCCATGAGCCTTCGCCCCGTGGCCAGGCGTCTGGCCAGGCTCCTCGAAAAGGAAGTGAGGCTCGCGCCCGACTGCGTGGGCGAGGAGACCCGCGCCATGATCGACGCCATGGCCCCGGGCGAGGTGGTGCTCCTGGAAAACCTGCGCTTCCATCCCGAGGAGGAGCGAAACGACGAGGACTTCGGCCGCAGGCTCGGCGAACCGGTGGAGGTGTACATAAACGACGCCTTCGCAACGGCCCACAGGGCCCATGCGTCGAACGTGGCCGTAACCCACTACGTGAAGGCCTGCGGCGCCGGGCTCCTCATGAAAAAGGAGCTCGCCTACTTCGCCAGGGCCCTGGAAGACCCCATCCGGCCGCTGGTGGCCATCATAGGAGGCAAGAAGGTCTCCGACAAGATCGGCGTACTCACGAGCCTGTGCGACAGGGTCGACAAGCTCATAATAGGCGGCGGCATGGCGCTGACCTTCCTGAAGGCCATAAAGTACAACATAGGCCGCTCCTTCTGCGAGGACTCGGTGCTCGACGAGGCGCGCGAGGTCTTGAGGAAGGCCAGGGACAGGGGCATCAAGCTCTACCTCCCTGTCGACTTCGTCGTGGCCGACCGCTTCGCGCCCGACGCCGAGACCAAGGTCGTGACCTCCCAGGAGATACCGCCCGAGTGGATGGCCCTGGACATAGGTCCGGCTACGGTCACCCTCTTTTCCGAGGCCGTTCAGAACGCAAAGACCATCATCTGGAACGGCCCCATGGGTGTCTTCGAGATGGACGCCTTCAGCCGCGGAACCTTCGCCCTCGTCTCCAGTGTGGCCAACGCCTACGCCCTCACCATAGTGGGCGGCGGAGACACGGACGTGGCAGTGCACCGCGCCGGCGAGTACGCCAAGATAAGCTATATCTCCACCGGCGGAGGCGCCTTCCTGGAGATACTCGAGGGCAAGGTGCTGCCCGCCATCGCCGCCCTCCTTGAGGCCCGCCGGGCCGCGCTCTGA
- a CDS encoding triose-phosphate isomerase — protein MAKPLIAGNWKMHCTVSEGVELVMKLRELVKGVDEVEVVIAPPFTALYHLNFLTADSPIRLAAQDLFWEESGPYTGEVSPAMVRDVGCDYVIVGHSERRALFGETDDTVNRKVHAALKAGLRPIVCVGETLDERKEGKTLARVRRQVERALSGVGPAVLKEVVIAYEPVWAIGTGLTATPGQAEEVHQSLRELLFELYDADKVKPARIIYGGSVKAANIDSLMACPNIDGALVGGASLKADEFARIVRFE, from the coding sequence ATGGCAAAACCTCTCATCGCCGGCAACTGGAAGATGCACTGCACGGTCAGCGAGGGCGTGGAGCTCGTCATGAAGCTGCGCGAGCTCGTAAAGGGCGTGGACGAGGTGGAGGTCGTCATAGCCCCGCCCTTCACGGCCCTCTACCACCTAAACTTCCTCACGGCCGACAGCCCCATAAGGCTCGCCGCCCAGGACCTCTTCTGGGAGGAGAGCGGCCCATACACCGGCGAGGTATCGCCCGCCATGGTGCGCGACGTGGGATGCGACTACGTCATAGTCGGCCACAGCGAGCGGCGCGCCCTCTTCGGCGAGACCGACGACACGGTCAACAGAAAGGTCCACGCGGCGCTCAAGGCGGGGCTGCGCCCCATAGTCTGCGTCGGCGAAACGCTCGACGAGAGGAAGGAGGGGAAGACCCTGGCCAGGGTGCGCCGCCAGGTGGAACGCGCGTTATCGGGTGTGGGACCGGCCGTGCTCAAGGAGGTGGTCATCGCCTACGAACCCGTCTGGGCCATAGGCACGGGACTTACGGCGACGCCCGGGCAGGCCGAGGAGGTCCACCAGTCACTGCGCGAGCTCCTCTTCGAGCTCTACGACGCCGACAAGGTGAAGCCGGCGCGCATCATATACGGCGGCAGCGTGAAGGCGGCGAACATCGACAGCCTCATGGCCTGCCCGAACATAGACGGCGCCCTCGTCGGCGGCGCAAGCCTCAAGGCCGACGAGTTCGCAAGGATCGTCCGCTTCGAGTGA
- the secG gene encoding preprotein translocase subunit SecG, which translates to MLTVVTVIHVLVCVFLIISILFQVGKGASIGSTFGGASSQTLFGSAGPATFLSKVTAASAVIFMVTSLYITYSKSRHDSGSVMADVPVVKEVPVEKAPEQEQPAQ; encoded by the coding sequence ATGTTAACAGTGGTAACGGTCATACACGTATTGGTATGCGTCTTTCTCATCATATCGATCCTCTTCCAGGTGGGAAAGGGCGCGAGCATAGGGTCGACCTTCGGCGGGGCGTCGAGCCAGACGCTCTTCGGCAGCGCCGGACCGGCCACCTTCCTGAGCAAGGTGACGGCCGCCAGCGCCGTCATATTCATGGTCACGTCCCTCTACATCACCTACTCCAAGAGCAGACACGACAGCGGTTCCGTAATGGCCGACGTGCCGGTGGTCAAGGAGGTCCCCGTCGAAAAGGCCCCGGAGCAGGAGCAGCCGGCACAGTGA
- a CDS encoding KamA family radical SAM protein, with protein MEQWREELRNSVNTLERLREYIDVTPEEEEAVTTLGTRWGTTPYFASLMDRNDPACPVRRQVVPSLKERENRYGMDNFLVWKENRDNGEDRPDSIARQYTDRIAFTITDTCAIYCRHCFRKEVVIDKELELRFDVDEGLRWIREHREIRDVLVTGGDPFILSDDRIGYIVARLREIGHLEMIRFGTRTPIVLPSRITPGLKRVLGGFHKVPIWLNTQCNHPKEITEQTARAVYELATCGINVGNQAVLMKGINDDVATFRKLHEKLLSVRIRPYYLFYCQAAPGIDHFRTPVEKGAELIRDALRGHTTGLAQPLYVNSTNIGKIPLMPDYYMVGKNEKEYTLRNFRGEHTTLPNIPAD; from the coding sequence ATGGAACAATGGAGAGAGGAACTCCGTAACAGCGTCAACACGCTCGAGAGGCTGAGGGAATATATAGACGTCACGCCCGAGGAGGAGGAGGCCGTAACCACTCTGGGCACCCGCTGGGGCACGACACCGTACTTCGCCTCGCTCATGGACCGCAATGACCCGGCCTGCCCCGTCCGCCGCCAGGTCGTACCGTCGCTCAAGGAGCGCGAGAACCGCTACGGCATGGACAACTTCCTCGTCTGGAAGGAGAACCGCGACAACGGCGAGGACCGTCCCGACAGCATCGCACGCCAGTACACCGACCGCATAGCCTTCACCATAACCGACACGTGCGCCATATACTGCCGCCACTGCTTCCGCAAGGAGGTGGTCATCGACAAGGAGCTCGAGCTTCGCTTCGACGTCGACGAGGGTCTGCGGTGGATAAGGGAGCACAGGGAGATAAGGGACGTGCTCGTCACCGGCGGCGACCCCTTCATCCTGAGCGACGACAGGATCGGCTACATCGTCGCCAGGCTGCGCGAAATAGGACACCTTGAGATGATAAGGTTCGGCACCAGGACCCCCATCGTCCTGCCGAGCCGCATAACCCCGGGCCTCAAGCGCGTGCTGGGCGGCTTCCACAAGGTGCCCATCTGGCTCAACACCCAGTGCAACCACCCCAAGGAGATAACCGAGCAGACGGCCCGCGCCGTCTACGAGCTCGCCACCTGCGGCATAAACGTGGGCAACCAGGCCGTGCTCATGAAGGGCATAAACGACGACGTAGCGACCTTCAGGAAGCTGCACGAAAAGCTTCTGAGCGTGCGCATCAGGCCCTACTACCTCTTCTACTGCCAGGCCGCCCCCGGCATCGACCACTTCCGCACGCCCGTGGAAAAGGGCGCCGAGCTCATCCGCGACGCCCTCAGGGGCCACACCACCGGCCTTGCACAGCCCCTTTACGTCAACTCCACCAACATCGGCAAGATACCGCTCATGCCCGACTACTACATGGTGGGCAAGAACGAAAAGGAGTACACGCTGCGAAACTTCAGGGGAGAGCACACCACGTTGCCCAACATACCGGCCGACTGA
- a CDS encoding radical SAM protein, whose protein sequence is MQVLLISANRERSPYPVAPLGIAYVAASLIEAGHRVRVLDLCFEDDGPAAAAAAARSFGADLIGLSIRNVDNLTYPASVFYLPAAREVVARLKEVSDAPVVVGGPGFSIFPREVLAYTGADYGIRGEGEGSLVRLVEALEGGGDVDGVPNLLRPGGGAKGTARFDEDFGRLAPARSLLDNGRYLEEGGMGSVQTKRGCPFSCTYCTYPMIEGRRLRLREPAEVAEEIEALAGRHGVDYIFFVDDIFNSPEEHAHLICEEMIRRNIRVRWTCFATPRTMSAALLDVMKRAGCMAVEFGTDGGGDSTLAALDKGFTADDVARAQHLCDRAGLEAAHYLILGGPGETEQTLAGTFSFMERIRPRAVIAMLGVRVYPGTGLAGRALEEGVIGRGEPLLEPVFYFSPHLPARRLVEMVREYALSRPNWIVPGLHIRTGAETVAMLRRLGRRGPLWDLLARG, encoded by the coding sequence ATGCAAGTACTGCTGATATCGGCCAACCGCGAGCGCTCTCCCTACCCGGTGGCGCCGCTGGGGATCGCCTACGTGGCCGCCTCTCTCATCGAGGCCGGCCACCGCGTGCGCGTGCTCGACCTCTGCTTCGAGGACGACGGGCCGGCCGCGGCCGCGGCCGCCGCCCGCTCCTTCGGAGCCGACCTCATAGGGCTCTCCATCCGCAACGTCGACAACCTCACCTATCCCGCAAGCGTCTTCTACCTGCCGGCCGCAAGAGAGGTCGTGGCGAGGCTCAAGGAGGTCTCCGACGCCCCCGTGGTGGTCGGGGGGCCGGGCTTCTCCATCTTTCCCCGCGAGGTGCTCGCCTACACGGGCGCAGACTACGGCATACGGGGCGAGGGAGAGGGCTCCCTTGTCAGGCTCGTCGAGGCGCTCGAGGGAGGGGGCGATGTGGACGGCGTGCCCAATCTGCTCAGGCCGGGCGGCGGGGCGAAAGGGACCGCCCGTTTCGACGAGGACTTCGGCCGCCTTGCGCCGGCCCGCTCCCTTCTCGACAACGGCCGCTACCTCGAGGAGGGAGGCATGGGCAGCGTGCAGACCAAGCGCGGCTGCCCCTTTTCCTGCACCTACTGCACTTACCCCATGATAGAGGGGAGGCGGCTGCGTCTGCGCGAGCCCGCCGAGGTGGCCGAAGAGATCGAGGCCCTCGCGGGCCGTCACGGCGTGGACTACATCTTCTTCGTGGACGACATATTCAACTCTCCCGAGGAGCACGCCCACCTCATCTGCGAGGAGATGATAAGGCGCAATATACGGGTGCGGTGGACCTGTTTCGCCACGCCGAGGACCATGAGCGCCGCTCTCCTCGACGTGATGAAGCGCGCGGGCTGCATGGCCGTCGAGTTCGGCACCGACGGCGGCGGCGACTCTACACTCGCGGCCCTGGACAAGGGCTTTACCGCCGATGACGTGGCCAGGGCCCAGCACCTCTGCGACCGCGCCGGCCTCGAGGCGGCCCACTACCTGATACTGGGAGGGCCGGGGGAGACGGAGCAGACCCTTGCCGGGACCTTTTCCTTCATGGAGCGCATAAGACCGAGAGCGGTCATAGCCATGCTGGGGGTGAGGGTCTATCCGGGCACGGGGCTTGCCGGGAGGGCGCTGGAGGAGGGGGTGATCGGGAGGGGAGAGCCGCTTCTCGAACCCGTCTTCTACTTCTCGCCGCACCTTCCGGCGCGCCGGCTCGTCGAGATGGTGAGAGAGTACGCCCTGAGCCGCCCCAACTGGATAGTGCCCGGCCTTCACATAAGGACCGGCGCGGAGACGGTGGCGATGCTGCGCCGCCTCGGCCGCAGAGGTCCGCTCTGGGACCTCCTTGCAAGGGGGTAG
- a CDS encoding radical SAM protein produces the protein MSFNYEVIHGLDFTDDEIEETLRRGGLLSLELEFSKRCNLRCLYCYSSAGEPLKDELDFDEVCSVIDQAARLGAKKIILLGGGEPLLYGRLPEVIDYIRSRGLDQSLFTNGLLLTAELARFLAGRGVTVVVKHNSFSPRIQDSLAGVEGAYDRIRGAIENLFAAGYPAPSRQMGIQTVIVRQNIDEVPEMWRWARRRGVVPYFEILTLQGRAREHGELLVDNGEIKRVFERLRRIDNEEFSIDWNPHPTIASFTCRRHLYSTLVNSQGYVQPCTGIDIFVGNVRSQPLAEILRTSRVIQDLRNIHSKIEGPCGTCELSPDCYGCRGNAYQMTGNYLASDPKCWLGEERAGRGDGDGTSPLEDAPSCKYC, from the coding sequence ATGTCCTTTAACTACGAGGTCATCCACGGACTCGACTTTACGGACGACGAGATCGAAGAGACGCTGAGGCGGGGAGGACTCCTTTCGCTGGAGCTCGAGTTCAGCAAGAGGTGCAATCTGCGGTGCCTGTACTGTTATTCGTCGGCTGGTGAGCCCCTCAAGGACGAGCTCGACTTCGACGAGGTCTGCTCGGTCATAGACCAGGCGGCCCGTCTCGGCGCAAAGAAGATCATACTTCTCGGCGGCGGCGAGCCCCTGCTCTACGGGCGGCTGCCGGAGGTGATCGACTACATACGCTCCAGGGGGCTTGACCAGTCGCTCTTCACCAACGGACTCCTGCTCACCGCCGAGCTCGCGCGCTTTCTGGCCGGCCGGGGCGTCACGGTCGTGGTGAAGCACAACAGCTTCTCGCCACGCATCCAGGACAGCCTGGCGGGCGTGGAAGGGGCCTACGACAGGATCCGCGGCGCCATCGAGAATCTCTTCGCCGCCGGCTATCCGGCCCCGTCCCGGCAGATGGGAATCCAGACGGTGATAGTGAGGCAGAACATCGATGAGGTGCCCGAGATGTGGCGCTGGGCGCGGCGCAGGGGGGTCGTCCCCTATTTCGAGATACTCACCCTCCAGGGCCGGGCCCGCGAGCACGGCGAACTCCTCGTGGACAACGGCGAGATAAAGCGCGTCTTCGAGAGGCTGCGGCGCATAGACAACGAGGAGTTCTCCATAGACTGGAACCCCCACCCCACCATAGCCTCCTTCACCTGCAGGCGCCATCTCTACTCCACGCTCGTCAACTCCCAGGGCTATGTCCAGCCATGCACGGGCATCGACATATTCGTGGGCAACGTGCGGAGCCAGCCCCTTGCCGAGATACTGCGCACGAGCCGCGTGATCCAGGACCTGCGCAACATCCACAGCAAGATCGAGGGCCCCTGCGGCACCTGCGAGCTGAGTCCCGACTGCTACGGCTGTCGCGGCAACGCCTACCAGATGACGGGCAACTACCTCGCCTCCGACCCCAAGTGCTGGCTCGGGGAGGAGCGGGCCGGCCGCGGCGACGGTGACGGGACGAGCCCGCTGGAAGACGCCCCGTCATGCAAGTACTGCTGA
- a CDS encoding phenylacetate--CoA ligase family protein, protein MSEESGGGVSPPGDHNELLRAAVRYAAAASPFYRERFARLGIDAAAFRGVEDLPGLPLTTRGDIERSNWDFLAAGRRAVREIVSTTGTTGEPLFFAMTAADIERLAENERRSFERMGLGEGDVVHLAVTMDSLFIAGLAYHSGLARLGAAAVRCGPKSPLRHLELLRSLRPAAVVAVPSFLVHMASEARRLGIAVEGLVPKALLIGETVRNEDFGSNRLGVLVEEAWGCETFSTYGITEAQTAFTECAEHRGFHAHPDFVHVEVVDDEGRVLGPGEPGELVLTTLGVEGMPLVRYRTGDMSFIVEGHCPCGNRALRIGPVIGRRGQKLKVKGTTVYPPALENALLRVSGVVNFQIEARSAADGSDRVLVRVGSERKDYAFADELRSTLRAVLRVTPDIVIMSPPEVEALLCLDGRRKKATFVDKREKKRPEGGTP, encoded by the coding sequence GTGAGTGAAGAGAGCGGGGGCGGGGTTTCGCCGCCGGGGGACCACAACGAGCTGCTCAGGGCCGCGGTCAGGTACGCAGCCGCGGCCTCTCCATTCTACAGGGAGAGGTTCGCAAGGCTCGGCATCGACGCCGCCGCCTTCAGGGGGGTCGAAGACCTGCCAGGCCTCCCTCTCACGACACGGGGGGACATAGAGAGGTCCAATTGGGACTTCCTCGCCGCCGGGCGCCGGGCCGTAAGGGAGATCGTCTCCACCACCGGCACGACGGGGGAGCCTCTCTTCTTCGCCATGACGGCGGCCGACATCGAAAGGCTCGCCGAGAACGAGAGGCGCTCCTTCGAGCGCATGGGGCTCGGCGAGGGCGATGTGGTCCACCTGGCCGTCACCATGGACAGCCTCTTCATCGCGGGGCTCGCCTACCACAGCGGCCTTGCCCGCCTCGGCGCCGCCGCCGTGCGCTGCGGGCCCAAGTCCCCGCTTCGCCACCTCGAGCTCCTCCGATCCCTGCGGCCCGCCGCCGTCGTGGCCGTGCCGAGCTTCCTCGTACACATGGCCTCGGAGGCGCGCCGCCTCGGCATCGCCGTCGAAGGGCTCGTGCCCAAGGCCCTTCTCATAGGCGAGACGGTGAGGAACGAGGACTTCGGCTCCAACCGCCTCGGCGTGCTCGTCGAGGAGGCATGGGGGTGCGAGACCTTCTCCACCTACGGCATCACCGAGGCCCAGACGGCCTTCACGGAGTGCGCCGAACACAGGGGCTTCCACGCCCATCCCGACTTCGTTCACGTCGAGGTCGTCGACGACGAGGGGCGCGTTCTCGGCCCGGGCGAGCCGGGCGAGCTCGTGCTCACCACTCTCGGCGTGGAGGGCATGCCGCTTGTCAGGTACAGGACCGGCGACATGAGCTTCATCGTCGAAGGTCACTGTCCCTGCGGCAACCGCGCGCTGCGCATAGGGCCCGTGATAGGGAGGCGCGGACAGAAGCTCAAGGTCAAGGGCACGACCGTCTATCCTCCGGCCCTCGAGAACGCGCTGCTTCGCGTAAGCGGGGTGGTCAACTTCCAGATAGAGGCGCGAAGCGCCGCCGACGGCTCGGACCGCGTGCTCGTGAGGGTCGGCTCCGAGCGAAAGGACTACGCCTTCGCCGACGAGCTCCGCTCGACGCTGAGGGCCGTGCTGCGCGTAACGCCCGATATCGTGATCATGAGCCCCCCGGAAGTCGAGGCCCTTCTCTGCCTCGACGGACGGCGCAAGAAGGCTACCTTCGTGGACAAGCGGGAGAAAAAAAGACCGGAAGGGGGTACTCCTTAA
- a CDS encoding class I SAM-dependent methyltransferase yields the protein MPWFHRELDHDLAAALDELGIEGGDVLDLGAGPGTQAVALAKRGFRVTAADISAAAVRKAAELAGAEGVDVRFAVDDICGSSLCGPFDMVFDRGCFHVIAPDDRPVYVRTVRRLLRPRGLLFLKTFSTAETTVEGGPYRFTAEMIRDIFEGSLEVLSVRESSFRGTLDHEPLALFCILERPA from the coding sequence ATGCCGTGGTTCCACCGCGAGCTCGACCACGACCTGGCGGCGGCGCTCGACGAGCTCGGTATCGAAGGCGGCGACGTGCTCGATCTCGGCGCCGGACCCGGCACCCAGGCCGTGGCCCTCGCAAAGAGGGGTTTCCGCGTGACGGCCGCCGACATATCGGCCGCCGCGGTGCGCAAGGCGGCGGAGCTGGCCGGGGCCGAGGGCGTGGACGTCCGTTTCGCCGTCGACGACATCTGCGGTTCGTCCCTCTGCGGTCCTTTCGACATGGTCTTCGACAGGGGATGCTTCCACGTCATCGCCCCCGACGACCGCCCGGTGTACGTGCGCACCGTGCGCCGCCTCTTGCGGCCCAGGGGCCTGCTATTTCTCAAGACCTTCAGCACCGCCGAGACGACCGTCGAGGGCGGGCCGTACCGGTTCACGGCCGAGATGATACGGGATATCTTCGAGGGTTCCCTCGAGGTGCTCTCCGTCAGGGAGTCGTCCTTCAGGGGCACGCTCGACCACGAGCCGCTGGCGCTCTTCTGTATACTCGAACGCCCGGCGTGA